One Aphidius gifuensis isolate YNYX2018 linkage group LG3, ASM1490517v1, whole genome shotgun sequence DNA window includes the following coding sequences:
- the LOC122852870 gene encoding unconventional myosin-XV: MYNEWHTGELVWFDPGVGYVLPGEVLEYHRAANVLSVQAVITGKPQTFTLTNLNGVRPRQDLGQNGVEDMIQLNDLNEPSLLWNLKIRYDKELIYTYTGSILIAVNPYKMFDIYGLDQVKLYEGRILGTLAPHLFAVGSSAYSQVSSANNSSANQVVVISGESGSGKTESTKLVMQYLAAVNRAPSNLVTEQILEAAPLLESFGNAKTPRNDNSSRFGKYLEVHFRDGVIVGGRITQYLLEKSRIVTQAQDERNYHVFYELLAGLDQQLRDKYGLLTPDKYFYLNQGGNCIIDGKNDTQDFKSLLSAMQVLGFTSDEQDTIFRILSSVLHLGNVYFHRKQMRHGQEGVEVGSDAEIRWAAHLLQINSDGIIRALTTKTTEARNERVLTALNIDQALDARDAFAKALYSSLFSWLVARVNHIVYKGTKQTSAISILDIFGFENFNENSFEQLCINYANENLHFYFNKHIFKLEQQEYAKEKIDWTTITYTDNLPVINLIAKKPVGILHLLDDESNFPKASDLSFLEKCHYNHALSELYSRPRMNSAEFAIKHYAGQVWYNVDGFLDKNRDTLRPDVVELLISSKIQMVSKMFQHVRNSHEANKTINKPNGRFITMKPRTPTVSARFTDSLQQLLESMSQCNPWFVRCIKPNNDKSPMKFDTPCVLEQLRYTGMLETIRIRKTGYPVRLLFGQFVDRYRYLISTRLPRGSPNKELCRIILDKAAPADAHDQYQLGLARVFLRESLERNLEYNRALILERAAITVQRYTRGFLARRRFINISKSAIFLQAVYRGYRERKNYKQLKKAVLIGQKLWRGKIQRNNYLILKQEMYKRAEIEKASRERAKIKQQREEQERVSRAVAGVNHLEIPAELAFIYSKLDDWQQIHTERNLLKVVGTVVQKYNSNNKSTSLKLPTDIDQHQFSKFTNIYFKSHIFGMKREPIKTPFLAKSRDQDYTDSLMIFKMILRFMNENNLSGKKEQALGDYIVNKGIINDKLRDEILCQLSNQTWKNENDHNKERGWLLLSNCLSAFQPSPILFKYLLKYVSDHAHNGYKSYCQHKLLQGERTVIRIMNNNQLSWHHVPRNYPPCVLEWRANRNRVNMALNVGFYDGETTTCAIDSWTTCEELANAAVNSHGVENSGWTIALWNQIDNSDAIVTETNGFDYVLDLIAEMELAPAFPAAKHMFLEQRKNSFHQIKKKEHIQVVREVDQDMDIISVPVLKTFQPLERKPAVSKVAVVVDKPVEPEIQSPRRPAVPPPQPPVVKSPTRKQSHEPVLETSGEIGLSRKSALNDRYFEKEKQRSRSLDNLLQSEIIPSPSKLVNLGLSTSRLNDRYHSLERISNPSTVNNSNNNNNSEYMSRSEISQERKYSRIGRSTEPNIVEEEDLTIDFEYPDIQSVSQTGRSEDDKSSYMRSQTRFIKSQYPSKRTLPGSQSSRAYIEKSEYGVKSSAMSDTSEAPSLASHVRRVRVPSQASDVDQFLDELFMPVLDGNLDELSDARSLAASIKGTIKKTENNIQDYLDNLCGNLNNNNNNLNAKDLSNNIKGGGGNMDIPNQNTAFNFSPLSPGMMSPQMMMPMYHQSSPSSQPLTNGQNSSYLPIPIYNMQGLNMPQYPQDYSPPNNQNPDIAAYQQNLQRAFLQSAMAQNLQIQQQLLAQNQAFQQLLVQNNNNNSNGTQQSISFDNEQQQSNNKIITSTPTNQRLDKVTVKAQVHRSQSPPKKDIISRKISNEYTSRKISIERKLSSTPDLKNKTTNSGKGNIQNNFTNVLSELKNRKSSTDSNNSPIINGKSGIIPPPPPPPMPPPLDGHDPSESRPFLDPYGRAKTVRIGKWRWPPLSDSNEAQIQDSFTEFKLRQHQHQNRKITPQYQEYNDQVDNGADTNTDAGSVDWEEFEIENISAEKIEIHTTTQSPSSSAAVTAAAITATTTTTAINVTTTNGYKEESNNNINGIGEKKKKGKSSKSGFEVGAQRPSPGSIGKLKLSSEMRQRLEKVTANHSVRSTKPNEKPALPRDDIKVNRLEDNRKLLLQQQLSGRWDDYASTVDDTQSVTSKGTTDMMTQAQVVRTQIERMESRPVPPPPPISPPQPPSPRGGSVYSNSQSGVPQPRSPPAPIEPKNNRENYRTSPDSDVTHDHFTKNLNMFSQSRDIFASQQHLRDGQEQKTKDIYGKDNTDMTSTTRCSDRNSDFDSRRDLNSDIFDKYSRDIFDNSKRDSFGMVRDLSPKSRDSFGIPSSREFGVVPNTRESFVVARQSFKKIENDTDRRLSIASTNRTDKLERIEIEEWPEFLKPVLPPAEKPEIEKVQEAIDTKLYPPASTTHFTYNRVSWTLRVKKEVFLPNEILTSPLSLHMVFCQIAYDVLATSNIRITKDERQNMLKLLDNYGVTLDNLQSTQHKITIKKNVIDMAKQWPLYFSRIFPVSIGPQHPEVQHIAVSHHGLRLIKRTSNGELIILETLLLEDIVAVGSSRAGVCTLTVSSGVRLQLHTVRAPQLAEMIGNFIRQVEQKPQKSIHHDNHVSHISKSIQNHGNSHVHHNQQQHQHQHHQQHQQQQQQHHHHQQEQQQQQQHHHHHMNRENNQSPINRVSNQHSTTVLQSNGHSKNQRNTQIHNSSTGGQEWRQPEDINKSPDEELYPESVVNDGKHSLLQYAMLNFRQSTEKFEMMKTADGSISGSLKVIESLKNKKKSKKNKNQEKDGAEWTWKEQVDLVKYSPVPIEQSLLRLDNELSSLAADCFLCLMRYMGDQPLPPDMSEVKCVYTILMHCHKFEPLRDEVYCQLMKQTTNNKSVNPDSCQRGWRLFSIVAAYFTCSEGLRPYLIKYLETAAYDKRRAYHGTATVCLQNLRKTVKYGGRKNVPSVEEIMAISAGRNAKRQIYRLPGGTERVINTKCTTVVQDVIEEMCSVISVRNPHEMDEFSLYCIVDGDAFTMPLARDEYVLDVTTELHKNHQVFYLIFCRSVWYYPLRLDAALYIEVVFNQIAPDYLEGLLLVILDEHLPQEDIYDMAQIAALLHRAADMGHEPSTKEIKYLLPKPALSLREPRPQQWGSMVQQAWNNIHHNTPAVCKAQVLEILSKWPLFGSSFFAVKRVPENGKEKGGDHILALNRHGVHFIDLISHVTLYHYAYSEVISTRKVKSEEGSLYLDMKCGNLMQQRITRLQTEQAHEISRLIRQYITMEQRTTNNQATGMAYGLR, encoded by the exons ggTGAGCTGGTGTGGTTTGATCCAGGAGTTGGTTATGTATTACCAGGTGAAGTTTTGGAGTATCATCGAGCTGCAAATGTATTATCTGTTCAGGCAGTTATTACTGGCAAG cCACAAACTTTTACTCTTACAAACCTTAATGGAGTACGACCGAGACAAGATCTTGGTCAAAATGGTGTTGAAGATATGATTCAATTAAA tgaTTTAAATGAACCTTCTTTACtttggaatttaaaaatacgatATGACAAAGAGCTCATTTat ACTTATACTGGTAGTATCCTGATTGCAGTTAATCCATATAAAATGTTTGATATATATGGTTTAGatcaagtaaaattatatgaaGGTAGAATACTTGGTACCCTGGCACCACATTTATTTGCTGTTGGTTCATCAGCATATAGCCAAGTATCATCAGCAAATAATTCAAGTGCAAATCAAGTTGTTGTTATATCAGGTGAATCTGGATCTGGTAAAACAGAATCAACAAAACTTGTTATGCAATATTTAGCTGCTGTTAATCGTGCACCAAGTAATTTAGTTACTGAACAAATATTAGAAGCAGCACCATTACTTGAAAGTTTTGGTAATGCTAAAACACCAAGAAATGATAATAGTAGTCgttttggtaaatatttagAAGTACATTTTCGTGATGGTGTTATTGTTGGTGGACGTATAACAcaatatttacttgaaaaaagtaGAATTGTAACACAAGCACAAGATGAAAGAAATTATCatgtattttatgaattattagcTGGTCTTGATCAACAATTACGTGATAAATATGGTTTATTAACaccagataaatatttttatttaaatcaaggTGGTAATTGTATTATTGATGGTAAAAATGATACACaagattttaaatcattattatcagcaATGCAAGTACTTGGTTTTACATCTGATGAACAAGATACAATATTTAGAATATTATCAAGTGTATTACATTTAGgtaatgtttattttcatcGTAAACAAATGAGACATGGACAAGAGGGTGTTGAAGTTGGTTCTGATGCTGAAATACGTTGGGCAGcacatttattacaaataaatagtGATGGTATAATACGtgcattaacaacaaaaacaactgAAGCTAGAAATGAACGTGTATTAACAGcattaaatattgatcaaGCACTTGATGCTAGAGATGCATTTGCTAAAGCAttatattcatcattattttcatggcTTGTTGCACGTGTTAATCATATTGTATATAAAGGAACAAAACAAACATCAGCAATATCAATACTTGATATATttggttttgaaaattttaatgaaaatagttttgaacaattatgtattaattatgcaaatgaaaatttacatttttattttaataaacatatatttaaacttgaaCAACAAGAATatgctaaagaaaaaattgattggaCAACAATAACATATACAGATAATTTaccagttattaatttaattgctaAAAAACCAGTTGgtatattacatttattagATGATGAAAGTAATTTTCCAAAAGCAAGTGATTTATCATTTCTTGAAAAATGTCATTATAATCATGCATTAAGTGAATTATATTCACGTCCACGTATGAATTCAGCTGAATTTGCAATAAAACATTATGCTGGACAAGTATGGTATAATGTTGATggttttttagataaaaatcgTGATACATTAAGACCAgatgttgttgaattattaataagtaGTAAAATACAAATGGTTAGTAAAATGTTTCAACATGTTAGAAATTCACATGAagcaaataaaacaataaataaaccaaatggTAGATTTATAACAATGAAACCAAGAACACCAACAGTATCAGCACGTTTTACAGATAgtttacaacaattattagAATCAATGTCACAATGTAATCCATGGTTTGTACGTTGTATTAAaccaaataatgataaatcacCAATGAAATTTGATACGCCATGTGTATTAGAACAATTACGTTATACTGGAATGTTAGAAACAATACGTATACGTAAAACTGGTTATCCAGttagattattatttggaCAATTTGTTGATCGTTATCgttatttaatatcaacacGTTTACCACGTGGTTCACCAAATAAAGAATTATGTCGTATTATATTAGATAAAGCAGCACCAGCTGATGCACATGATCAATATCAATTGGGTTTAGCAAGAGTATTTTTACGTGAATCACTTGAAAGAAATTTAGAATATAATCGTGCATTAATACTTGAACGTGCTGCAATAACAGTACAACGTTATACAAGAGGTTTTCTTGCACGTCGtagatttattaatatatcaaaaagtGCTATATTTTTACAAGCTGTTTATCGTGGTtatagagaaagaaaaaattataaacaactaAAAAAAGCTGTATTAATTGGACAAAAATTATGGCGTGGTAAAATACaacgtaataattatttaatattaaaacaagaaATGTATAAACGTgctgaaattgaaaaagcaaGTAGAGAACGTgctaaaattaaacaacaaagaGAAGAACAAGAACGTGTATCAAGAGCTGTTGCTGGTGTTAATCATCTTGAAATACCAGCTGAATTAGCATTTATATATAGTAAACTTGATGATTGGCAACAAATTCATActgaaagaaatttattaaaagttgtTGGTACAgttgtacaaaaatataatagtaataataaatccacatcattaaaattaccaACTGATATTGATCAacatcaattttcaaaatttacaaatatatattttaaaagtcatATATTTGGTATGAAACGTGAACCAATTAAAACACCATTTTTAGCAAAATCACGTGATCAAGATTATACTGATtcattaatgatatttaaaatgatattacgttttatgaatgaaaataatttaagtggTAAAAAAGAACAAGCACTTGGtgattatattgttaataaaggtattattaatgataaattaagaGATGAAATATTATGTCAATTATCAAATCAAACatggaaaaatgaaaatgatcaTAATAAAGAAAGAGGctggttattattatcaaattgtttatCAGCATTTCAACCATcaccaatattatttaaatatttattaaaatatgtatcAGATCATGCACATAATGGATATAAATCATATTgtcaacataaattattacaaggtGAACGTACTGTTATTagaattatgaataataatcaattatcatGGCATCATGTACCAAGAAATTATCCACCTTGTGTATTAGAATGGCGTGCAAATAGAAATCGTGTTAATATGGCACTTAATGTTGGTTTTTATGATGGTGAAACAACAACATGTGCTATTGATTCTTGGACAACATGTGAAGAACTTGCTAATGCAGCTGTTAATAGTCATGGTGTTGAAAATAGTGGATGGACAATTGCACTTTGGAATCAAATTGATAATTCTGATGCAATTGTTACTGAAACAAATGGTTTTGATTATGTACTTGATTTAATTGCTGAAATGGAACTTGCACCAGCATTTCCAGCAGCTAAACATATGTTTTTGGAACAACGTAAAAATagttttcatcaaattaaaaagaaagag CATATTCAAGTTGTTCGTGAAGTGGATCAAGACATGGATATTATTTCAGTGCCAGTATTAAAGACTTTTCAACCGCTTGAACGAAAACCAGCGGTATCTAAGGtcgctgttgttgttgataagcCGGTTGAACCGGAAATACAATCACCAAGAAGACCAGCAGTACCACCACCACAACCACCAGTTGTTAAATCACCa ACGAGAAAACAGTCTCATGAACCAGTTCTTGAAACTTCTGGTGAAATTGGTTTATCCAGAAAATCAGCATTAAATGATCgttattttgaaaaagaaaaacaacgtAGTCGTAGTTTAGATAATTTACTACAATCTGAAATAATACCATCACCAAGTAAATTAGTTAATCTTGGTCTTTCAACATCACGACTTAATGATAGATATCATAGTCTTGAAAGAATTAGTAACCCATCAACAGTTAATaacagcaataataataataattccgAATACATGAGTCGTTCAGAAATATCACAAGAACGTAAATATAGTAGAATTGGAAGAAGTACTGAGCCAAATATTGTTGAAGAAGAAGatttaacaattgattttgaatATCCTGATATACAATCAGTTAGTCAAACTGGAAGATCTGAAGATGATAAAAGTAGTTATATGAGATCACAAACAAGATTTATTAAATCACAATATCCAAGTAAACGTACACTACCTGGTAGTCAATCATCTAGAgcatatattgaaaaaagtgAATATGGTGTTAAATCATCAGCAATGTCAGATACAAGTGAAGCACCATCATTAGCATCACATGTACGTCGTGTACGAGTACCAAGTCAAGCATCTGATGTTGATCAATTTttagatgaattatttatgCCAGTACTTGATGGTAATTTAGATGAATTATCTGATGCAAGAAGTTTAGCTGCAAGTATTAAaggaacaattaaaaaaactgaaaataatatacaagattatttagataatttatgtggtaatttaaataataataataataatttaaatgctaaagatttatcaaataatataaaaggtGGTGGTGGAAATATGGATATTCCAAATCAAAATACAGCATTTAATTTTAGTCCATTATCACCGGGTATGATGTCACCACAAATGATGATGCCAATGTATCATcaatcatcaccatcatcacaaCCATTAACAAATGGACAAAATTCTTCTTATTTACCAATACCAATATATAATATGCAAGGTTTAAATATGCCACAATATCCACAAGATTATTCACCACCAAATAATCAAAATCCTGATATTGCAgcatatcaacaaaatttacaacGTGCATTTTTACAAAGTGCAATGgcacaaaatttacaaatacaacaacaattattagcaCAAAATCAAGCATTTCAACAATTACttgtacaaaataataataataatagtaatggtACACAACAAAGtatatcatttgataatgaacaacaacaatcaaataataaaataataacatcaacaCCAACAAATCAACGTTTAGATAAAGTTACAGTTAAAGCACAAGTTCATAGATCACAAAGTCCAccaaaaaaagatattattaGTAGAAAAATAAGTAATGAATAtacatcaagaaaaataagtattgaaagaaaattatcatcaacacctgatttaaaaaataaaacaacaaactCAGGTAAAggtaatatacaaaataattttacaaatgtattgagtgaattaaaaaatcgtAAAAGTAGTACAGATAGTAATAATTCACCAATAATTAATGGTAAAAGTGGTAtaataccaccaccaccaccaccaccaatgcCACCACCACTTGATGGACATGATCCATCTGAATCACGTCCATTTCTTGATCCATATGGACGTGCTAAAACTGTTAGAATTGGAAAATGGAGATGGCCACCATTGAGTGATTCAAATGAAGCACAAATACAAGATTCATTTACTGAATTTAAATTAcgtcaacatcaacatcaaaatcGTAAAATAACACCACAATATCAAGAATATAATGATCAGGTAGATAATGGTGCTGATACAAATACTGATGCTGGTAGTGTTGATTGGGAAgaatttgaaattgaaaatataagtgctgaaaaaattgaaatacataCAACAACAcaatcaccatcatcatcagcagcagtaacagcagcagcaataacagcaacaacaacaacaacagcaataaATGTTACAACAACAAATGGTTATAAAGaagaaagtaataataatattaatggaattggtgaaaaaaagaaaaaaggtaaatcatcaaaatcagGATTTGAGGTCGGTGCACAGAGACCATCACCAGGAAGTATTGGTAAACTTAAATTGAGCTCAGAAATGCGACAACGTCTAGAGAAAGTGACTGCCAATCACAGTGTTAGATCAACAAAACCAAATGAAAAACCGGCATTGCCGCGGGATGATATAAAGGTCAATAGACTTGAGGATAATCGTAAACTTTTacttcaacaacaattaa gtggaaGATGGGATGATTATGCTTCAACAGTAGATGATACACAGAGTGTAACATCAAAAGGCACAACCGACATGATGACCCAGGCACAAGTCGTGAGAACCCAAATTGAACGTATGGAGAGTCGTCCAGttccaccaccacctccaatATCACCTCCACAACCACCAAGTCCACGTGGTGGTAGTGTATACAGCAACAG tcAATCTGGAGTTCCACAACCTCGTTCACCACCAGCTCCAATTGAGCCAAAAAATAATCGTGAAAATTATCGTACATCACCAGATTCAGATGTAACACATGATcattttactaaaaatttaaatatgtttaGTCAAAGTAGAGATATATTTGCATCACAACAACATTTACGTGATGGACaagaacaaaaaacaaaagatattTATGGTAAAGATAATACAGATATGACAAGTACAACAAGATGTAGTGATAGAAATTCAGATTTTGATTCAAGAAGAGATTTAAATTctgatatatttgataaatattcacgtgatatatttgataattcaaaaagAGATTCATTTGGTATGGTACGTGATTTATCACCAAAATCACGTGATAGTTTTGGTATACCATCATCACGTGAATTTGGTGTTGTACCAAATACACGTGAATCATTTGTTGTTGCAAgacaaagttttaaaaaaattgaaaatgatactGATAGACGTTTAAGTATTGCATCAACAAATCGTACAGATAAATTAGAAAGAATTGAAATTGAAGAATGGCCAGAATTTTTAAAACCCGTATTACCACCAGCTGAAAAAccagaaattgaaaaagtacaaGAAGCTATTGATACTAAATTATATCCACCAGCATCAACAacacattttacatataatCGTGTATCATGGACATTGAGAGTTAAAAAAGAAGTATTTTTACCAAATGAAATACTAACAAGTCCATTATCACTTCATATGGTTTTTTGTCAAATAGCATATGATGTATTGGCAACATCAAATATACGTATAACTAAAGATGAACGTCAAAATATGCttaaattacttgataattatGGTGTTACATTAGATAATTTACAAAGTACACAgcataaaataacaattaaaaaaaatgtcattgatATGGCTAAACAATGgccattatatttttcaagaatatttCCAGTATCAATTGGTCCACAACATCCTGAAGTTCAACATATTGCTGTATCACATCATGGTTTACGTCTTATTAAACGTACATCAAATGgtgaattaattattcttgAAACTTTATTACTTGAAGATATTGTTGCTGTTGGATCATCAAGAGCTGGTGTTTGTACATTAACAGTATCATCTGGTGTACGTCTTCAATTACATACAGTACGTGCACCACAACTTGCAGAAATGATTGGAAATTTTATTCGTCAA gTTGAACAAAAACCTCAAAAGTCTATTCATCATGATAATCATGTGTCACATATATCAAAGTCAATACAAAATCATGGTAATTCTCATGTACATCATaatcaacaacagcatcaacatcaacatcatcaacaacatcaacaacaacaacaacaacatcatcatcatcaacaggaacaacaacaacagcaacagcatcatcatcatcatatgaatcgtgaaaataatcaatcacCAATAAATCGTGTTTCTAATCAACATTCAACAACAGTTTTACAATCAAATGGTCATTCTAAAAATCAACGTAATACACAAATTCATAATTCATCAACTGGTGGACAAGAATGGCGACAACCAgaggatataaataaatcaccagATGAAGAACTTTATCCAGAATCAGTTGTCAATGATGGAAAACATTCATTGTTGCAATATGCTATGCTGAATTTTCGACAATCAACTGAAAa ATTTGAGATGATGAAAACAGCTGATGGTTCAATAAGTGGATCACTAAAAGTTattgaatcattaaaaaataaaaaaaaaagtaaaaaaaataaaaatcaagaaaaagatGGTGCTGAATGGACATGGAAAGAACAAGTTGATCTTGTTAAATATTCACCAGTACCAATTGAACAAAGTTTACTACGTCTTGATAATGAATTAAGTTCACTTGCTGCTGATTGTTTTTTGTGTCTTATGCGTTACATGGGTGATCAACCATTGCCCCCGGATATGAGTGAAGTCAAATGCGTTTATACAATACTAATG CACTGTCATAAATTTGAGCCACTACGTGATGAAGTATACTGTCAATTAATGaaacaaacaacaaataataaaagtgtTAATCCAGACAGTTGTCAAAGAGGCTGGCGTTTATTTAGCATTGTTGCTGCATATTTTACATGTAGTGAAGGTTTAAGACCATATTTAATTAAGTATTTAGAAACAGCTGCTTATGATAAAAGACGTGCTTATCATGGTACAGCAACTGTttgtttacaaaatttacGTAAAACAGTTAAATATGGTGGTAGAAAAAATGTACCAAGTGTTGAAGAAATAATGGCAATAAGTGCTGGAAGAAATGCTAAAAGACAAATATATAGATTACCTGGTGGTACTGAAAGagttattaatacaaaatgtACAACAGTTGTTCAGGATGTTATTGAAGAAATGTGCAGTGTCATATCCGTGAGAAATCCACATGAAATGGATGAATTTTCTTTGTATTGTATTGTTGATGGTGATGCTTTTACAATGCCACTTGCAAGAGATGAATATGTCCTTGATGTCACCACAGAACTTcacaaaaatcatcaagttttttatttaatattttgcag atctGTTTGGTATTATCCACTCAGACTTGATGCGGCCTTGTATATAGAAGTGGTTTTCAATCAAATTGCCCCAGACTATTTGGAAGGTCTTTTGTTGGTCATTCTAGATGAACATTTGCCACAAGAAGATATt tatgacATGGCCCAAATTGCTGCACTTTTACATAGAGCTGCTGATATGGGACATGAGCCATCaactaaagaaataaaatatcttttacCAAAACCAGCATTGAGTCTTCGTGAACCAAGGCCACAACAATGGGGCAGTATGGTTCAACAAGCTTGGAATAATATTCATCATAATACACCAGCTGTTTGTAAAGCTCAAGTtcttg aaatattatcaaagtgGCCATTATTTGGATCAAGTTTCTTTGCTGTTAAAAGAGTACCAGAAAATGGTAAAGAAAAAGGAGGTGATCATATTTTAGCACTTAATCGTCATGGTGtacattttattgatttaatatcacac GTAACTTTGTATCATTATGCTTACTCAGAAGTTATATCAACACGTAAAGTCAAGTCAGAAGAGGGTTCACTTTATTTAGATATGAAATGTGGAAATTTAATGCAACAACGTATAACAAGATTACAAACTGAACAGGCACATGAAATATCAAGACTTATTCGTCAATACATAACAATGGAACAACgaacaacaaataatcaagCAACTGGAATGGCATATGGATtgagataa